GCGTCGTCGCTGCCGGAGCGTCGCCCGATCGCGTAGAGGTGACGGTCGAAATCGATTCGCAGCGCAACCGCGTGCGCGCGGCGGCTTCGGGGGCGACCGCGCTCGCCGAGCCCGTGCTTACACAGCGATGCGACGAGGACGCACGTCGCGCCGCGGCGTCGCAGAGTCTCGACGGCGATGCGGCGGCCTTACAGCGCGTCGAACTCACGGCCGAGCTCACCGGCTACACGCTCGACGGCGCGCTGGCGATCGTCGACGATCGCGGTATCGTGCGGCTGGTGTTGCGGGGCGCACGCGTGCTCGTCGCGACGGCCGGCACGGTGGAAGCGAGCGCGTATCGAGCCATCGAGCGGAGCACGCGATTCGGTGACGTCGGTCGCGCGCTGCCGGCGCTCTATCTTCTGCGCGGCGAGCGGATCGCGACCTACGACGGATTGGCGAGCGCGCAACAAGCGGTAGCGCTCGCGCTTGAAGAGCTCGAGGGATGCCGGGAATCGGAGCCGGTAGCGCTGCTGACGCTGCCGCGTCAGGCGTAGCCCGTTACTGCATCGCTGCTACGTTGTCGAACTGATAGCCGGTAAAATCGGCGTTGGCCGAGAGCGGCATGTGCGGATAGTCGACCGAGATGTCCATCTTTTGCGGAAGCAAGTACGCTCCGGTCTGCCCGGGTTTGACCGTCATGTGGATGTGCATGCCGTCGTTATAGGTTGCGTCGACCCAGTCGGCGCCTTGGTCGTTGAGCGCGACTTGCGCTTTCTGCAAGTTCGGATCGTGCAATGCCTGCAGATCGAAGATGGCGTCGTCGCCGTCGATGCCGTCCGCCTCATACGCATAGTTTTCCGGCCACAGCGTGGGGTCGAGCATCGAAAGGTCGATGTCGTGCACTTGCTTGGCGAAGAACGGCATCTGCGTGAAGTGCACCCAGTAACGGTGACCCTTCTTGTACGTGCCGTCGCCGGACAGATGAAAACCCATCCACGGGAAGTGGTGCATTTTCACGGCAACGTCGGCATGGAACGTGAAATTCGGCAGACTCGAGTTGCGTGCGTCGACCGCGGCAATGATCGCGCTGCAGTCATCGGCTCGGGGGACCGCGCCCGTGAGGAGGACCGAGAGAGCGACCAGGGTCGCGTAAGTTGGCACGCGCATCGGGATACCTAGTATATTCCCGGTTATCGGCGACGCACGCCGGGTGACCGGGGTACTAAAGGTCCCGCGTTGCTTGTTCTTTACGCGTTGATTGCCATCGCGCGATCGGGAACGCGCTCGAACGCTTCTTCGAGCGAGTGCACGACCGGAAACACCTCGTCTAACCCCAGGAAGCGGAATAAGCGACCAAAGCGCTGTTCGTCTACTACGAAGCATGCCGGGCGCGCGCCGGCATCGGAACGCGAACGGCGCATGCGCATGAACTCGCACAAACACGACGAGTCGATATAGCTGACCTGACTCAAATCGACAATCAGGTAAGGCTTCTCGTAGAAGGGCCCGAGCGCTTCACGCAGCTCGTGCTGGCGGTCAATATCGAACTCGCCCGTGAGGGAGACGATGGCTGGTTCCATGACGTGCAACTCCTATGCCGACGAAAACAACCGCCCGTCGGCGTAGGCCCATTATGCTTGCTAGGCCCCTGTCATCGACAGAGGCCTAGGGCGAATCGGGACGTTCCCCAGATGGCCCTTGACAGGCCGGTTGGCTGGCGAGCTAGTTGACGCGAGGCTGCGTGATCGCCAGTCCTTCGACCTCCTCGAGCGCGACGGTGCTCTTATTGCGGCCGTAGCTGAAATAGAAGATCATTCCGGCGGCGAACCAGACCACAAACGCCAGCCACACCAGCGGGAAGAATCCCCACACGTATGGGTTGCCTTCCTTGAGGAAGTAGATCAGCCCTAACGCGGTAATCGCCGCTAGCGGCGGGATGATATACGGTCCTCCCGGCACTTCGAAAGAGCCCTTGAAGTCCGGATGACGCTTTCGCAGTATCGGTACGGCTATCGCCACGAGAATGAACGCCACGAGCGTTCCCATGTTCGTGACCGATCCGAGAATGCTGATTGGGAAGAACGCACCCGCGGCTGCAATGAGTATGCCGAACAGGATCTGCGAGATCCACGGCGTCCGGAAGGTCGGATGAAGTTTTACGAAGAGCGGCGGTATCAGTCCGTCGCGCGACATCGCGTAAAAGACGCGCGTCTGACCGTACATCATGACCAGCAGCACGGTCGTGAGGCCGGCAATCGCTCCAAACGAGATGATCAATCCCGCAGCGGTTAAACCGACGTGATTGAGCGCGAACGCCACCGGATTGGACACGTTGAGCTCGTTGAACGGCACGAGTCCGTTGAGGATCGCCACGACGACGATGTAGAGAACCGTGCAGATCACTAAACTCATGATGATGCCGAAGGGTAAATCCTTACCGGGATTTTTTGCTTCCTCGGCAGCGGTCGAGACCGCGTCAAAGCCGATATAGGCGAAGAAGATGAACGCCGCGCCGCCAAGCATGCCGCCCCAACCGAACGGGAAGTACCCGCCGGCACCCGTCGCCGGTCCCGGCGGCAAGTGATAGTTTGCGCCGTTGATGTGATCGATGCCGACCGCGATGAAAAAGAGCACGACGGCGACTTTGATGGCCACGATGATCGCGTTGACCGTACCGGATTCTTTTGTGCCTTTGACGAGCAATGCCGTGATCACAAAAATAATGCCGGCTGCCGGTAAATTGGCAAATCCCGGAGTTGCGTCCCAATGGCTGTGTTGCCACTGCTGCGGGATCGTGAGGTGAAATAAATTCTGCAGAATGTTGGTGAAGTAGCCCGACCACCCGACGCTCACGGTCGCAGCGCCGAGCGCGTATTCCAACACGAGTCCCCAGCCGACGATCCACGCGAAAAACTCACCCATGGTTGCATAGGTATACGTGTAGGCGCTCCCGGAGATGGGAACTTTGCTCGCCACTTCGGCGTAACACAGCGCAGCGAGCGCGCTGACGATGCCGGCCACGACGAACGAGATGGTGAGTGCCGGGCCCGCCCGAGTCGCCGACGCCACGCCGGTCAACACAAAGATACCGGTGCCGATAATGGCGCCGATACCCATCGCGGTGAGTTGCCACGGTCCCAGCGACCGTTTCAGGCCCTGATCATGGTTCGCGCCTTCCGCTAAGATGCGCGAAAGAGGCTTCACTCTCGATAGCAGCATGGGGGTCAATATCGCCCCGAGGCCTTTCCTCCCTGTAAAGCGGCGCGCTTACTTCACGAAGCGGATGGCAAAGGGGTAGCTGTACGGCCGTCCGGCGCCCGCCGCCAACGTTCCCATGATGATGAAGACGAGCGAGAGCAGCAAGAGCGCGACGACGATCGCGCCGACCAAGACCCAGGCTCCGACGAACCCGATTCCCATTGCCGCGGAGCCCGTCGAGTGTGCGGGCTGCGACGCTGCGGCGAAGATGAAGCCGAAGAAGCCAAAGACGCCGACCAGGATTGCCACGAGTCCAAACAGCGATATCGTGAGCTGGTAGTTCAGCGACGCTCGCGCGTGCTCGGCGACGAACGGCGACTCGTGTCCTTTGATCAGGTAAACGACCAGCGGTCCGATCACGTGGCCAAACGGCAAACCCGCCACTGCGATAAGGGCCGACAAGTGCGCCGCCATCGCCCAGTTGCGCTCTTCGGCGCTCTGTTCGGTTTGCACGCCGGTCCACTTGGAGAGAAAGGCGGTGACCGCCTGCGGCGAAGGTCGACCGTGGTGGAATTCGACGTGCTGGTCGTCGGCGGCGGTAACGCCGGGTGCGCGGCCGCGCTCGCGGCGGCGCGCCACGGCGCGCGCACGCTTTTGGTCGAGCGTTATGGTTTCTTAGGTGGAACGGCGACAGCCGCGATGGTCGGGCCATGGATGACGTTCCACTCGGGCGACCAACGCATCGTCGGCGGCATCGCACAGGAGATCGTGGAGCGCTTGGTGCGTAAAGGCGCGTCGCCCGGCCATCTGCACGATTCGTCCGATTACGTCGCTACCATTACGCCTTTCGATCCCGAGATTCACAAAGCGCTGCTCTTCGAGATGATGCGCGAGGCGGGCGTGAGCCTGATGTTACACGCCTACGTGCTCGACGCCAAGCTCGACGGCGATATCGTCCGTGGCGCGACGTTCGCGACGGTCGGGGGAACGCGCGAGTACTTCGGGCGCGTTGTCATCGACTCGACCGCCGACGCGTTCGTGGCGGCGTCGGCGGGGGTGCCGACGCAGCAGGGCGACGAGCGCGGCCGCGTTCAGCCGGCGACTTTGATGTTCCGTCTGAGTCACGTCGATCTTTCGAAGCTGTCGACCTACGTTCGCATGCATCCGGATCAAATGCGCACTTCGCTCAAGACGCACGAGCGCACTCCGGGCGCGTTGACGGCCATCGCCGGGCTGTATCAGTTGTGGGAAGAAGCGCGCCGCGACGGCGTCGTGGACCTTCCGCGCGAGCTCGTCTCGTTCTTCATCTCGCCCTATCCGGACGAAGTCACGGTAAACATGACGCGCGTGGTCAACATCGATCCGCTCGATCCCGGCGACTTGACGCGCGCGGAGATCGAAGCGCGTCTCCAAACGATGCAGCTGCTCGAGTTCTTTCGGTCGCGCGTTCCGGGTTTCGAAAACGCGCGCATCGCCGCCACGGGCACGCAGGTCGGCATTCGCGAATCGCGGCGCATCGTCGGGCGTTACACGCTGACGCGCGACGACGTGCTGCAAGGCCGGCACTTCGACGACGCGGTGGCGTGCAGCGCGTATCCGATCGACATTCACAACCCGGCAGGTACTGGAACGACGACGCAGCGCCTCGCTCCCGGCCAAAGCTACGACATTCCGTATCGCTGCCTGGTGCCCGTCAATCGCGAGCAGCTGCTCGTCGCCGGACGCTGCATCTCCACCACGCACGAAGCGCTGGCGTCGACGCGTTTGACGCCGACCGTCATGACGTTGGGACAAGCCGCCGGCACGGCCGCCGCACTCGCGCGTAAACGGCGCGTTCGCGTCGGCGACGTCGACACTAAAGAGTTGCGCGCGCAGCTCATCGCCGACGGCGTCTATCTTCAACGCGAAGGAACGGCGCCGTGAATAAGGCGATCGCGCTAGCGCGCACGTACGGCGTTTCCATGTGTTTTGCCGATTTAGGCGACTGGGGTCTCGACGAGCTGCGCTCGGAGTACGATCCCGGTGTTCCCGAGATCCGGCTCAACGTTCGCATCGCCGAGCAGCTGACGCCGCAAGAGCTGGGCGAGTTCGTGACCTTGGCGATCGGTCACGAGCTCTACCATCACCGCGAGCGTATCGGCGAAATCGTCGTCATCCCGGACCGCATCGCACGCGAGCACGCCGCCAACGACTACGCGCGAAAGTTTTTAGAGCCGTGAAATACGTTGCGGGCATCGACGGCGGACAAACGACGACGGCCGCAGCCGTCGGCGACGAGCGCGGACGCATTCTCGGTCGCGGCATCGCCGGTCCCGCCGATGAAGTGGGTCAAGATGCCGGGTCGACGCGCATGCGCGACGCGTTATCGAATGCCCTGCGCGCGGCGTGCAAAGACGCGGGCCTGGACGCCGATACGCACTTCGAGGCGATCGTTGCCGGCGTCAGCGGCTACGAAGGACGCGTGTACGGAAAAGTTCCGCAGCTTCGGGGAACGCGTTTCGTCCTGATGCACGACGCGCCGATCGCGCACGCCGGCGCGCTCGCCGGACGTCCGGGCATCGTCGTGATCGCCGGCACCGGTTCGGTCGTCTACGCAACCGACGGCAAGCAGGGCTGGACGCTCGGCGGTTGGGGATATCTTTTCGGCGATGAGGGCAGCGCGTTCTGGTTCGCATCTAACGCGATTCGCGCAGCGATGTATGGAGAGGATCATGGCGTCGATCCCAACCACGCGCGCGACAAGATCTGCACGTACTTCGGCGTTCCGTCGCTGCGCGCGCTGGCGCGTGCGTTTTATGCCGGCGAAATCTCGCGCGCTCGCATCGCGTCGTTTGCATCGGAACCCGATAAAGCCGACGTGCTGGGAGGGGCGAACGCCCTTGCGATGCTCGTCCGCGAATCGGTCGTTCGCGGCGCGCCTGCCCGCGTCGCCCTGGTCGGCGGAATGTTTTCCAGCGCGGAGTTTACGCAAGAGGTTCGAGCCCACGTGAAGCGATGGCTCCCCGCCGCCCAAATCGTGGACCCCAAGTACGATCCGGCTGCCGGGGCGCTGCTCTTGGCCTACCGAGAAGCCGGCATTTCCGGCATCGAGATCGCTTCGTGAGCGAGCTGAGTCTGCTCGACGAGCTGCGGGGCGGATTGATCGTCTCGGTTCAGGCGTGGCCTGGCTCGGCGCTCGACGACCCGCACGTCATCGCCGCGATGGCGCGCGCAGCTCAAGAAGGTGACGCCGTCGGCGTGCGCGTGCAAGGCGTAGCAAATCTCCGCGCGGTGCGAGGGCGGGTTCAAGTTCCGATCGTCGGATTGATCAAACGCGAGTATCCCGGCTACGAGCCGTACATTACGCCGACGCTGGAAGAAGTGACCGCGATCGCCGGTGCGGGCGCCGACCTCATCGCGTTCGACGCGACCGGCCGGAAGCGACCGGGCGATGCGCGGCTCGAAACGCTCGTCGCGGCGATTCACGCGGCCGGGCGACTCGCAGTAGCCGACTGCGCCACCCTAGAGGAAGGAAGGACCGCCGCGCGGCTGGGCGCCGACGTGGTAGCCACAACCCTCTGCGGCTACACTTCCGAGACGGCCGGAACCCCGTTACCGGCGCTGGAGTTGGTCGCCGCCCTTCGACAAGCTCTGGGCGACACCGGGTTCGTGGTCTGCGAAGGCGGCGTGCACTCGCCGGATCAGGTACGGGCTGCGCTCGACGCCGGTGCCGATGCAGTCGTAGTCGGAACCGCCATTACTAACGTAGACTGGCTAGTAAGAGAGTTTGCAGGGTCTACCGATACGGCGCGAAACCGCTACCGTTAGCGTCCTTTAAAGAGGAGAGAGCGATCCTTGGTTGAGCACAAATCGCCACCGATAAGTCTCGGGCGTAGCTTTTGGCTTGTCACGGCCGTCCTGGGCGTCGCGGCAATCGCGTCGATCATCTACTGGATTTACGCGCCGATCGAGAGCTGGGTTCCTTCGATCATCGTCACCGCGTACCAAGTCGACGTCTTCTTTCGGTTCTTGGCTGCCACGGGAAGCGCGCTGTACATCTTCGTCTGCGGCTACATCCTCTACTTTGCAATCGAGTTCCGTGCGCGGAAGGACGATCCGCCCGACGCCATCGGCGTGCAGATTCACGACAACCATAAGCTCGAGTTCTGGTGGACGGTTGGCCCCACTGTGTTTGTGGCCATCATTGCGATCGTCAGCTGGATCATTTGGGCGCAGATCATCTTGCCAAGCAACAACGCGGGAGGCGCCCTCGTCATAGAGGCAATCGGGCATCAATTCGAGTTCACGTTCCGCTATCCCGAGATCAACGGCGAAGTCACCAGCGAGATGCATCTGCCGATCAACGTGCCGGTGACGCTGAACCTCACCTCGTCCGACGTTATTCACTCGTTCTGGATACCGGCGATGCGCCTCAAGCAGGACACCATTCCCGGAATGGTGACGGAAATCAAATTAACGCCGAATACGCTCGGCCGCTTCCCCATCGTTTGCGCGCAGTTCTGCGGGCCGCTCCACGCCAGGATGAACGCGCTCGTTTCCCAGCCGGGACCGGGTTCGGGTCAAGGACAGTGGGTCGTCGTCGAAGACATGGCGTCGTACCAAAAGTGGTATCACGATTGGCAAGAGAAGAACGCGCACGTGAGCAACGCGCTGCCGTCGACCAGCGGCACGATTGCGTTGACGGGCGGCGACGCCGCCGCGGGCAAGGCCTTGTTCTCGCAGAAATGCACGGCGTGTCACGCGCTCGCGCCGTTCGATCAGAAGCTCGTCGGACCGGGCCTCAAGGGCGTGCTGCACGATCCGTCGCATCCCAATCTCGTCAACGGCGATCCGGCGACACCGGACAACGTTGCGAAGATTTTGCAGCAAGGGTTTACGGGCAGCATGGGAACGATGCCCAACGCTACCACCAACGGGCTCTCAGACAAAGATATCGCCAATCTCGTCGCATTCTTGGATTCATTGAAGTAACCGGGGGACACACAAAGGGTTATGTCAGTAGCAGCTGCACATCCAGGCGGAATCGCCGATCACATCCATCCCGAGCCGCAGGGATTCATCAAGCGATACGTCTTCTCGATCGATCACAAGATCATCGGCATTCAGTACCTGATCACCGGCTTCGTCTTCATGATGCTGGCGGGTCTGCTGGCCGAGACGATTCGAACGCAGCTCCTCAATGCCAACGGCGGCTTCGTTTCGCCGGATACGTATAACGAAGTCTACAGCGTGCACGGCAGCGCAATGGTGTGGCTAGTCATCATTCCGCTGGCGACCGGCGGGTTCGGCAATCTGGTCTTTCCGATCCAGATCGGCGCTCGCGACGTGGCGTTCCCGTGGCTGAACATGCTCAGCTTCTGGATCTTCCCGGTTGCCGGCTTGATGTTGTTCTCGTCGTTCCTCATAGGCGCGCCCTCGGCAGGCTGGACGGAGTATCCGCCGGTGTCGCTGCAAGGCGCTCCAGGAACGACGATGTGGTGTGCGGCGATCTTTTTAGTCGGCGTCAGTTCGACCTTGACCGGTATCAACTTCGTCGTGACGATCCTCAAGATGCGTGCGCCCGGAATGACGTTTACGCGTATGCCGCTATTCTGCTGGGGACAGTTCGCCACCGCGCCGCTGCTCATGATCGCGACGACGGCACTGGCGGCCGCGCTCGCGGCGCTCTTCATGGAGCGCGTCTTCGGCGTGCCCTTCTACGACCCGACCAAAGGCGGCAGTCCGGTGCTCTGGCAGCACATGTTCTGGTTCTACTCGCACCCGGCCGTCTACATCATGATTCTGCCGCTCTTCGGCATCATCTCCGAAGTGCTGCCGACGTTCTCGCGCAAACCGATCTTCGGCTACAAGCTCATCGCCTTCTCGTCGATGGCGATCGCACTGCTCGGCTTCATGGTCTGGGCGCACCACATGTTCACGTCGGGCCTGGCGCCGTTCTTGCAAGTGCTCTTCATGATCATGACGTTCACGATCGCCATTCCGACCGGCGTGAAGATCTTCTCCTGGATCGCGACCTTGTGGGGCGGCAAGATCCATTACACGACCGCGATGCTCTTTGCGATGGGTTTCCTCGCGCTGTTCACGTTCGGCGGTATCACCGGCGTCTTTCTCGCGGCGGTGCCGACGGATCTCGATCTGCACGGTACGTATTTCGTCGTGGGTCACTTTCACTACGTGCTCGTCGGCGGGAGCTTGATGGGCGTTTTCGCCGGTATGTACTACTGGTTCCCGAAGATGGCCGGACGTTTGCTCAACGAGACGTGGGGCAAGGTTCACTTCTGGCTGTTCTTCGTCGGTTTCAACATGACGTTCTTGCCGATGCACTGGCTCGGCTTCGAGGGCATGCCGCGCTGGGTGGCGACCTACGATCCGCAGTTCCAGTTCTGGAACCGCTTCGAATCCGTCGGCTCGTACATCATGACCTTGGGAATCCTGTGCTTCTTCATCAACGTGATCTACAGCGCTCGCGCCGGCAAGAAGTCCGGGCCCAATCCCTGGGGTGCGCGCACCCTCGAGTGGCAGATCCCGTCGCCGCCCAACTACTACAACTTCAAGCGCGTGCCGACGGTCTACGGTCTGCCGTACGACTTCTCGCAGCCGCTGCCGTACACGGGACTTGAAGACGAGCTTACCGACGCGCCGCCGGCGCAACTCGCGGGAGCGCACCACTAATGGCAGTAGCGGCGATTCCCCACGACGGGCACGGCGAAGCCGATCAGCTCTACATCGAAACGCGCGAGCTGCGTCTGCAGGGGTTCTTGCTGTTCCTGATCAGCGACTGCGTGCTGTTCTCGTCGTTCATCTTTGCGTATCTTTACTTGCGTAACAGCGGGCAAGGGTGGCCGCCGCCGGGGATACAGCGTCTCGACGTCGCCTTTGCGGCGTGGAACTCGGTGGTGCTGTTCGGATCCGGCGCGACGATGCACTACGCGCTCGAGAACTGGAAGCACGGCAACTTCATGAAGTACATGTGGTGCCTGATCGCGACCATCATTCTCGGCGCGATGTTCCTGGGCGGTCAGGGATACGAGTACAATCACTTGATCTTCAGCGAGCACGTGACGTGGGCGGGCAGCGGCATCTTCGGCGCATCGTTCTTTACGCTGACCGGCATGCACGGTTTCCACGTCTTCATGGGCGTGTGCTATCTCACGGTCTTGCTGCTGCAGTCTGCCGGCGGCACCTACACGTACCAAAAGTATTTCGGTATCACCGCCGGGACACTGTACTGGCATTTCGTCGACGTTATTTGGGTTGTACTCTTCTCGATCTTCTACTTGTTATAAGGACCGCCGCATGAACATCGTGATCTTGGAAAAGGTCGGAGCCATCGCCGGCGGCGTCATCGTCGGCATCGTCGCGTTCTACGCGCTGTGGAAAGATTGGAAGACGCCTGGCGTTGAAAATCACGTTTTCAAGCTTATGCTGCTCCTGCTCGGCGTCGGTGCGATCGTCGCACTGTTGGCCGGTGCCGGCGTCATCGGCACGTTCGGAAAGGCGTAAGGACGATGATCGTTCGCGATGATGAGCGTCTCGACTTCAGTAAAGTTCCCGAAAGCCGCGGCGTTCCGACGATGGTATACTACGTGGCGATCGTGGGCATCATCGGCATATTCTTCATCGGCGGTGCCTCGGTTATGAGCTCGGGTTGGGGCCACCACTGGCCGGCCAACACGACCTTGCGCGTCCCTCTAGGACAACATAAATAATAGCGCGCCCCATGAGCGCGCCCTCACGACTTCGCTTTCTCTCAACCGTCGCCGCGGCAACGCTGGCGCCATACGTCGAGTGGGCGCGCCCCGCGCTCGCGCAGACGCTGCCGTCGAAACTCACCGATATCGATCATATCGTGATTTTGATGCAAGAGAACCGTTCGTTCGATCACTACTTCGGTACGCTCTCGGGCGTGCGCGGTTTCGCCGATGCGAAAGCTGCGCTGCTTCCAAACGGGCGCCCCGTCTTCTACCAGCCCGACCCACACTCCACCGCGGGCTACGTTCTCCCTTTCCATCTCGACACGCTCACCACCAGTGCGCAGCGCCTGCACGATCTCAGCCACGCGTGGAACGCGCTGCACGCCTCGTGGAACGGCGGACGCATGGATGCCTGGGTTCCGGCACACCGCAAGACCGACGGCAGCAGCGCTCCGCTCACGATGGGCTACTATCGTCGTTCCGATCTGCCGTTCCACTACGCGCTAGCCGACGCGTTTACGATCTGCGACGGCTACCACAGCTCGGTGTTGGGGCCGACAAACCCAAATCGCTACATGTGGATGACCGGCACGATCGATCCCGACGGCGCCTACGGCGGCCCGGCGATGAATAATCGAGGCACGCGTTACTCGTGGGAAACCTACGCGCAGCGCTTGGAGCGCGCCGGCGTCTCGTGGAAGATCTATCGCCCGGAGGTCAGCGTCGCATTCCCGGTCGGTCTCGACGTCATCATGAACTTCGCGGCGTTTCAAGACGCGCCGAAGACCTCGGGGCTTTACGAGAACGCCGTCAGGCAGCGCTCGGTGCAGACGCTGCTCTCCGACATCGCAACCGGCAATCTTCCGTCGGTCACTTGGATCGTTCCGCCCTACGACGCATGCGAACACCCCGACATGCTTCCGGCGGCCGGCGAAAACTACGTACGTCAGATTCTCGAAGCGTTCTGGTCGAATCCGAGGCTGTGGTCGCGCACGGCGTTCGTCCTCGTCTACGATGAAAATGACGGGCTCTTCGATCACGTCGCGCCGCCCACGCCGCCGGCGGGCACTGCGGGCGAATATGTGGGCGGCGCACCGATTGGCTTGGGCTTTCGCGTTCCGTGTCTGGTCGTCTCGCCGTTTTCGCGCGGCGGTTACGTTTGCGGCACGACGTTCGACCATACCTCGACCTTGCGACTGATCGAAGCCCGCTTCGGCGTAGAAGT
The sequence above is drawn from the Candidatus Baltobacteraceae bacterium genome and encodes:
- a CDS encoding STAS domain-containing protein encodes the protein MEPAIVSLTGEFDIDRQHELREALGPFYEKPYLIVDLSQVSYIDSSCLCEFMRMRRSRSDAGARPACFVVDEQRFGRLFRFLGLDEVFPVVHSLEEAFERVPDRAMAINA
- a CDS encoding heme-copper oxidase subunit III, whose amino-acid sequence is MAVAAIPHDGHGEADQLYIETRELRLQGFLLFLISDCVLFSSFIFAYLYLRNSGQGWPPPGIQRLDVAFAAWNSVVLFGSGATMHYALENWKHGNFMKYMWCLIATIILGAMFLGGQGYEYNHLIFSEHVTWAGSGIFGASFFTLTGMHGFHVFMGVCYLTVLLLQSAGGTYTYQKYFGITAGTLYWHFVDVIWVVLFSIFYLL
- the ctaD gene encoding cytochrome c oxidase subunit I: MSVAAAHPGGIADHIHPEPQGFIKRYVFSIDHKIIGIQYLITGFVFMMLAGLLAETIRTQLLNANGGFVSPDTYNEVYSVHGSAMVWLVIIPLATGGFGNLVFPIQIGARDVAFPWLNMLSFWIFPVAGLMLFSSFLIGAPSAGWTEYPPVSLQGAPGTTMWCAAIFLVGVSSTLTGINFVVTILKMRAPGMTFTRMPLFCWGQFATAPLLMIATTALAAALAALFMERVFGVPFYDPTKGGSPVLWQHMFWFYSHPAVYIMILPLFGIISEVLPTFSRKPIFGYKLIAFSSMAIALLGFMVWAHHMFTSGLAPFLQVLFMIMTFTIAIPTGVKIFSWIATLWGGKIHYTTAMLFAMGFLALFTFGGITGVFLAAVPTDLDLHGTYFVVGHFHYVLVGGSLMGVFAGMYYWFPKMAGRLLNETWGKVHFWLFFVGFNMTFLPMHWLGFEGMPRWVATYDPQFQFWNRFESVGSYIMTLGILCFFINVIYSARAGKKSGPNPWGARTLEWQIPSPPNYYNFKRVPTVYGLPYDFSQPLPYTGLEDELTDAPPAQLAGAHH
- a CDS encoding BadF/BadG/BcrA/BcrD ATPase family protein, translating into MKYVAGIDGGQTTTAAAVGDERGRILGRGIAGPADEVGQDAGSTRMRDALSNALRAACKDAGLDADTHFEAIVAGVSGYEGRVYGKVPQLRGTRFVLMHDAPIAHAGALAGRPGIVVIAGTGSVVYATDGKQGWTLGGWGYLFGDEGSAFWFASNAIRAAMYGEDHGVDPNHARDKICTYFGVPSLRALARAFYAGEISRARIASFASEPDKADVLGGANALAMLVRESVVRGAPARVALVGGMFSSAEFTQEVRAHVKRWLPAAQIVDPKYDPAAGALLLAYREAGISGIEIAS
- a CDS encoding cytochrome c oxidase subunit II, which translates into the protein MVEHKSPPISLGRSFWLVTAVLGVAAIASIIYWIYAPIESWVPSIIVTAYQVDVFFRFLAATGSALYIFVCGYILYFAIEFRARKDDPPDAIGVQIHDNHKLEFWWTVGPTVFVAIIAIVSWIIWAQIILPSNNAGGALVIEAIGHQFEFTFRYPEINGEVTSEMHLPINVPVTLNLTSSDVIHSFWIPAMRLKQDTIPGMVTEIKLTPNTLGRFPIVCAQFCGPLHARMNALVSQPGPGSGQGQWVVVEDMASYQKWYHDWQEKNAHVSNALPSTSGTIALTGGDAAAGKALFSQKCTACHALAPFDQKLVGPGLKGVLHDPSHPNLVNGDPATPDNVAKILQQGFTGSMGTMPNATTNGLSDKDIANLVAFLDSLK
- a CDS encoding DUF4870 domain-containing protein produces the protein MQTEQSAEERNWAMAAHLSALIAVAGLPFGHVIGPLVVYLIKGHESPFVAEHARASLNYQLTISLFGLVAILVGVFGFFGFIFAAASQPAHSTGSAAMGIGFVGAWVLVGAIVVALLLLSLVFIIMGTLAAGAGRPYSYPFAIRFVK
- a CDS encoding FAD-dependent oxidoreductase, whose translation is MVEFDVLVVGGGNAGCAAALAAARHGARTLLVERYGFLGGTATAAMVGPWMTFHSGDQRIVGGIAQEIVERLVRKGASPGHLHDSSDYVATITPFDPEIHKALLFEMMREAGVSLMLHAYVLDAKLDGDIVRGATFATVGGTREYFGRVVIDSTADAFVAASAGVPTQQGDERGRVQPATLMFRLSHVDLSKLSTYVRMHPDQMRTSLKTHERTPGALTAIAGLYQLWEEARRDGVVDLPRELVSFFISPYPDEVTVNMTRVVNIDPLDPGDLTRAEIEARLQTMQLLEFFRSRVPGFENARIAATGTQVGIRESRRIVGRYTLTRDDVLQGRHFDDAVACSAYPIDIHNPAGTGTTTQRLAPGQSYDIPYRCLVPVNREQLLVAGRCISTTHEALASTRLTPTVMTLGQAAGTAAALARKRRVRVGDVDTKELRAQLIADGVYLQREGTAP
- a CDS encoding N-acetylmannosamine-6-phosphate 2-epimerase, translating into MSELSLLDELRGGLIVSVQAWPGSALDDPHVIAAMARAAQEGDAVGVRVQGVANLRAVRGRVQVPIVGLIKREYPGYEPYITPTLEEVTAIAGAGADLIAFDATGRKRPGDARLETLVAAIHAAGRLAVADCATLEEGRTAARLGADVVATTLCGYTSETAGTPLPALELVAALRQALGDTGFVVCEGGVHSPDQVRAALDAGADAVVVGTAITNVDWLVREFAGSTDTARNRYR
- a CDS encoding amino acid permease, which produces MLLSRVKPLSRILAEGANHDQGLKRSLGPWQLTAMGIGAIIGTGIFVLTGVASATRAGPALTISFVVAGIVSALAALCYAEVASKVPISGSAYTYTYATMGEFFAWIVGWGLVLEYALGAATVSVGWSGYFTNILQNLFHLTIPQQWQHSHWDATPGFANLPAAGIIFVITALLVKGTKESGTVNAIIVAIKVAVVLFFIAVGIDHINGANYHLPPGPATGAGGYFPFGWGGMLGGAAFIFFAYIGFDAVSTAAEEAKNPGKDLPFGIIMSLVICTVLYIVVVAILNGLVPFNELNVSNPVAFALNHVGLTAAGLIISFGAIAGLTTVLLVMMYGQTRVFYAMSRDGLIPPLFVKLHPTFRTPWISQILFGILIAAAGAFFPISILGSVTNMGTLVAFILVAIAVPILRKRHPDFKGSFEVPGGPYIIPPLAAITALGLIYFLKEGNPYVWGFFPLVWLAFVVWFAAGMIFYFSYGRNKSTVALEEVEGLAITQPRVN